Genomic window (Eubalaena glacialis isolate mEubGla1 chromosome 6, mEubGla1.1.hap2.+ XY, whole genome shotgun sequence):
GGTGGTGTCCCTCCTGGTGCCCATGCTTCCTGACAGTCCGTGTGGAGCATGGCATTGCTCGTAGACACAACGCAGTTGCCGTCGACAGTCTTCTTGCCTTGGCCGCCCTGCCAGACACTATCATGAGTGTTGCTTGTTCCTTGTCCTTTCTCTCGCCCGTggctctgcctcccaggaaaGGAGGCTTGAACGGGGCTCGGGGGAAGGTCTTCCTACCTCCCCCTAAGCCTGTGGCACTGGGGAGCCTGGCAGCATGTCGAGCAAGGCCTGGAATTCTTCCTCGCTGAGGGGGGCTTCCAGGGTTGCCGCAAGTTCCTCTTCCTCTGCGTCCGCATTCGGCAAAGGGCCTGCCTTGTCCAGAATGTCCGCGTCTGACAAGAGTTCGTCCAGGAGGCTTGAGGAGCCTAGAAGGGCTGAGTGCTGGGTCTGTTGCTCCAGCTGGGGAGATGTCTCTTCACTTGAGGTTGCCTGCTGCTGCCAGAAGTGTGTCTCTGGCGGTGCAGGCGTCAAGATGGCCCCCTGGGCAGGCTGCCCACTGGCGATGACAGCATGTGTCCCTTCGCCCCACGGAACTGTGGCCGGAAGAGGCTGTGGGTTCTGGCATCCCTGAAGTGCTGCCAGGCTGGGCTGGACCACGATGAACATCAACGGGTGGCCCACACAGCACCCAGAGGCAGCCCCTGGCACAAGAAAGGTGGGGGAGAAAACAGGAGTGGCCGCAGCAAAGGATTGCGTGCTCTCAGGTGCATGAGAGGGAGCATAACGATGAGAGCTGCTAAGGACAGTGGGCGGGGGGCTTTGGTCCGACAGGGCAGTCACGGCTGATGTGGCATCTGGGCCTTCAGCCAGGGCATTCACAGGCCCACTAGCGCTCTGCTTTGGGTGCCGAGCTCTTCAGTTCTGGAACCATATCTAGGGAACCATATGGGGAGACAGGAACATTAGCAGCGCGACAGTCCAGATCTACTTGCCGCCGCCCCATCCCcggccggccccgccccggcccgccctgccctgccctgccctgccctgccctccaatCTGTCAGGTCCATGGCAAGTactggtgggcctcatctaaggGCCATTTTACCTAGAGATTTCGCCTTGGCTCCTGAAAATGCGGGAGGACGTCAGGGCAACACAGGACCcaccccactcctccccacccctccccacccctccccacccctggctttGAGGAGAGCCGTCATTGACCGGCTACAACCTCAGGTCCCTCCCTGGCTGCCCAGGACTTCCGTTGCCCTCTCCTCTTCTGGAAAGGGATGCCTTCAGATCAGCCCCCTTTGCGTATTCGTAGGACGAAGGGAACCTCCTCCCAATCCCCCCTCGCCAAGCCTACATATATCCAGCAGCAACCCGTCACAAGGTTTAACACTCCTTCCTCGTGGGAGAAGCCAAGTCCCACCCACTGGTGGAGAACTTACCTGGATTCGAGGTTCGGGAATTCCTGTCTGGTGAGCCAATTCTTCCCTGGCAGCAATAGATGGAAATCGATCCCTCTCAAAGGCTTGCACAAGGACCCTTGTTTGAGAAGGAGAGATGAGAGTCCTCTTTCGCCTGGCCTCTCTTCCCAAGCTTTCTGAAGAAgaacacacagagaagagaggaCATTCAGGCCAATTGCAGCACATTCACAGCAGATGCAGTGTGTGGTATGTAGGAAGTGGTATGTCATAGATCAAGATCGATACATCGATACATCTTATTGAGTGCTATGTGAAAATGCCCCATGTGATGGAAGAAGGGATTTCTGCACATCCGGGCAGGTTCCGGACCCGAAGATTCCAAGCCTTCCTGGCCATGCATCTCCCCACCCTCCAACAGGGGCATGATGCTCCTGTGTGGAACAGGAATGGGGCAAGAACCCAAGATATCATGGTTTCCTCTCTGAAGCGTTCTTGGCCTCCCACGGTCATCCACGTTCAGAGATGATTGTGTCTCAAGGGGATGCTCTGGGGAAATGCCTTTGGATTGCTGGCTACTTACCTCGAGTCAAAGTCTGAGGTGGTGGTGGCCGCAGCGGCTGCGACTGCCCTCCTTTGAAGGCATTCTCCGACAGCAATCGGCTCTGCTTTAGGCGTCTTCTTCGTTGGTTTTGAAACCAAACCTgggtacaaagaaagaaagccttGTCATTCAATGCTTATGCACGTACTTCCAAGATCTATTGCAGGGGTGCACCATAGAACAAACGCACAAACACGCCAGCCAGccaaccagccagccagccagcaacAAGCCGACTAATGGAGACCCAGTATGGcccatctgcccccagtggaaaTATTTACGATTCAAAGGGACTGAACTCTCACTAGCAGGTAGAATGTAGACTCCCGCTTTCGCCTCTGAAGAAGTGCACCAGATTCCAGGATACACAATCTGTGTCCGTGAAAATAATCCTTCCTCTTCGAGTCACCTTACTGGTGTCCAGAGTAATGACTTGTGACACAGGAGGAGACAATGCTTGCTTTCCCACAGTCAGAATGGGATGGAtagctacctctctctctctctctcccccgccccaccccttctCATCAAAACTACCAGtttctctgtgggtcttttggtCTCCGTCTACGATTCTCCGCATCTACCTGTTGACGTCTGTCTCTGTTGCCACCCGCCCTCCTGCCCACCtgactgcctgcctgccttcccctctctctgtctctgtcccaggCTCTCAGGCTCAATCTCTTTTCCCTCATTTGCTCTCTTTGCCTCCCCTTTGGCACGGTCCATGCCCGATTCATGGTTCCCTGCCTCTCTTATGTCCCCACAGGCAGTACTGTCTCATAACACGCAATCATATCCATTAGCAAGTGCCCGCATGAAAACCACACTTCCCATGCTGCCTGGGAACTACTCATTGACAGTTACTTCTCAGGGACTACATGCCTCCATCACTCTTAGGTCAGGAGACTCTTATGTACCCGCTCCCCATCTTCAGAATATGTGTCCTTGTCTTCAACAGTGAAGCAGTGTGCATGCTACCTCATTCCCCGAGGCCGAACTGCAGTGTGGACCTGtgcttgtgtgcgtgtgtgtgcgcatgttttTAGACGTTTCTGACGGTGGTGTGTGGAAAATGTGACACCCTGAGAAAACGTGTTCGTAGGGAAAGCCAATCAGTCTTTGGCGACGCTTTGTAAGGTCGCAGGCGAGGTGTTCCTACCTTTGGTGACTCCTCTCCAACCTGCCCAGAGAGGGAAGTCTTCAGCACGGCTAGTTCCTCGGAGGCCAGCCACCAAGGGAACACCTCCCTGGCACCACCAGGCCCTCCTGCTTCCTTGGCCCCTCGCCCTTTATGCTTGACCACCCATTTGAATGGACCTCTCGCCACACAGCTCAGTCTGGCCACGTTTTCCAAAGGGAGCCACCTTCCTTGCCAAGATTCGAGTCCCTGCTGTCTGGAGCACCCCGAAGAGGAAGCCCCAAGGGCAAGGACTCCAGCTGGCGTAGGGCGACTTGCGTCTGGACATGGACCCCGAGAGGGAGAATGGATCGAGAGACTCGGACGTACCTGAATTCTGCTTTCTGGAATGCCCAGTTCTCGCGCCAGCCGTTCTCTGGTCGTTATCCCGGGGTAGGGGTTCTGTTGAAAGAGTGCTTGCAGGGTGTCCTTCTGACTCAGCCTCAGAACCAGCCTCCTCCTTCGCGATGGTCTTGAGAGTCGGCCTgtgggagagaaaagggggaatgTGTCAGGGGCGAATCCATGGAGGTGCAAACCAATGGTACCGGCCCAGCGCTGGTCCTTGTGCCACGTGAAAAACCTCTAAGCCAGGGGAAGACTCTGCATTTGGAACAACCGTGGGTACACCCTGAAAGCCACGCTGAGTGGGACCCTGTGGGCTCAAGCTAAGCTGAGGGTCAAGGCTATGGGGATCCCCCCACCACTCGCCAAGGATCCACAGGGCGCCATGCAAGCAGAAGGGGAAAGCCCTAGAAAAACAGGCTAACCTGACCAAAATGGGTGGAAGGATTTTCCACCTGTGGAGGCCTGAGAAAGTCTTGATGGCTTCTACCAGATTTACCTCGAACTCTATGCTAACGAGAGGAGCCCGGCTTCTGGCCTGTCATACGCACAGGGCACATCCGCTTTCACTATTTGAAAGGAAACGAGACGAAAGCCAAACGAAGCCAGACAAACACACAAGCCAATCCCCAACAC
Coding sequences:
- the LOC133093084 gene encoding double homeobox protein 4-like protein 4, yielding MTLVPGKGNSSSEEYRAVVGRLSRPSRRRRLVLRLSQKDTLQALFQQNPYPGITTRERLARELGIPESRIQVWFQNQRRRRLKQSRLLSENAFKGGQSQPLRPPPPQTLTRGAASGCCVGHPLMFIVVQPSLAALQGCQNPQPLPATVPWGEGTHAVIASGQPAQGAILTPAPPETHFWQQQATSSEETSPQLEQQTQHSALLGSSSLLDELLSDADILDKAGPLPNADAEEEELAATLEAPLSEEEFQALLDMLPGSPVPQA